CTTTGGATTGACACGGGAAAGGATACGGCAGATACAAAACAATACGCTAAAGGAATTAAGACGTAATCGTAAAGTAAAAGAGAGATTGAGAGAGATAATGACATAATATACATTGTTCAACAATATTTTTACTAAAAAGCGTATTCAAAAACAGCAAAATCATGATATAATCAACATATGAGGAATATGTTGAGGTGATTTTTTTGCCTAAAAAATATTTGATAATTATTATTTTGCTTTTTATTGTATCTGTATCAATAATTACAGCAATAGGTGGCTACTTTTATGTGGAGAAGTACAAAAAAGCACCGCAAAACACTACATCAAAGGTCATAGAAGAAAAGCAGAATCTTCCTAAGCCAATTAAGCTTAATCTACCTGATGATGGCAACCAATATGATGTTATCGTTGTGGGAGCGGAACCAGAAGGTGTTGCTGCTGCAAGATCAGCAGCTAAAAATGATGCAAAAGTTTTAATAATTGATAAGCACGATGGTCCTGGCGGCCTTATGACGTACGGCATGTTAAACACAATTGATATGAGCAAAGGCCCCGATGGCACATTGCTTACACAAGGTACATTCAAAGAGTTTTTTAAAGGCATAGGCTCAAAAAACTCATTTGATGTGAAAAAGGCTAAAGAAGTATTTTTAAAGCTTTTAAGTTCGCCAAAAATAACACAGTCTTACAATACAGTATTTGAAAAGCCCATAATGGATGGAAATAAGATAATAGGCATAACGGCTTTAAAAGACGGAAAAGAAGTAAATTTCTATGGGAAAAGGATAATCGACGCAACGCAGGATGCGGATATTGCAGTATCAGCAGGAGTACCATACACAGTTGCAGCTGAAGACATGGGTGTAAAAGGAAAAGTACAAGCATCAACACTTATTTTCAGATTAAAAGGATTAGATTGGGACAACCTTATAAAAATAATAAAATACGAAAAAAAGATACCAGCAACGTATATAAACGACACATCAGCAAGTGGATTTTTATCCATAACAAAAAAATACAAGCCTTCAACGCCTATGCTTAGGCTAAGAGGTCTTAATCTCGGCAGGCAAGATGACGGCACAGTATTAGTAAATGCCCTTTTGATATACGGCGTAGATGGGCTTAATAAGACATCAATAGAAAAAGGAATGGAACTAGCAAAGAAAGAGCTTCCAAGGATAGTCCAGTTTTTTAGAGAAAACATCCCTGGCTTTGAGAAAGCAGAGCTTGACGGCACAGCAGACGAACTTTATGTAAGAGAGACGAGGCACATAAAAGGATACTATACACTTGACATAAACGATGTTGTATTTAAT
The nucleotide sequence above comes from Thermoanaerobacterium sp. CMT5567-10. Encoded proteins:
- a CDS encoding FAD-dependent oxidoreductase; translated protein: MPKKYLIIIILLFIVSVSIITAIGGYFYVEKYKKAPQNTTSKVIEEKQNLPKPIKLNLPDDGNQYDVIVVGAEPEGVAAARSAAKNDAKVLIIDKHDGPGGLMTYGMLNTIDMSKGPDGTLLTQGTFKEFFKGIGSKNSFDVKKAKEVFLKLLSSPKITQSYNTVFEKPIMDGNKIIGITALKDGKEVNFYGKRIIDATQDADIAVSAGVPYTVAAEDMGVKGKVQASTLIFRLKGLDWDNLIKIIKYEKKIPATYINDTSASGFLSITKKYKPSTPMLRLRGLNLGRQDDGTVLVNALLIYGVDGLNKTSIEKGMELAKKELPRIVQFFRENIPGFEKAELDGTADELYVRETRHIKGYYTLDINDVVFNRDFKDRIAIGSYPVDVQATSPEDVGFVYGKPVEYAVPFRCIVPEKVDNLLVVGRSASYSHLAAGSARTIPIGMAEGDAAGVASAYSIAKNKSFADIIGSEEDIKNIQSILVSQGAYLTPFKAENSVEKSWAFDGLKFVLHWGLIVPGYNNDYKLNEKLASISFYHMTSKMIERAIPSKVQLLSDNYQYLQKYIIDKPLTKEEAAEMLLTYAGFRDEISGNSGKLFNLAHEKGLISDESYNDIEKSGYVKRQDAYDMTFSLYKFLSK